From a region of the Panicum virgatum strain AP13 chromosome 2K, P.virgatum_v5, whole genome shotgun sequence genome:
- the LOC120694009 gene encoding protein PELPK1-like yields the protein MASRTTAVTSLALLALLLSCAVTTSSAARRLEEEAAPKEAEPEFPPHLTVPVPEHELPPLPKVELPPLPEAHLPPKPELPPLPKVELPPKPELPAIPEFHFPEPEAANKP from the coding sequence ATGGCCTCGAGAACCACCGCCGTGACCTCCCTCGCGCTCCTCGCGCTGCTCCTCTCGTGCGCCGTCACGACGAGCAGCGCGGCGCggaggctggaggaagaagcggCGCCCAAGGAGGCGGAGCCGGAGTTCCCGCCGCACCTGACCGTGCCGGTGCCGGAGCACGAGCTGCCCCCGCTGCCCAAGGTCGAGCTGCCGCCGCTCCCGGAGGCGCACCTGCCGCCCAAGCCGGAGCTGCCGCCGCTCCCGAAGGTCGAGCTGCCGCCCAAGCCCGAGCTGCCCGCCATTCCCGAGTTCCACTtcccggagccggaggcggctAATAAGCCATGA